The following proteins come from a genomic window of Sulfitobacter indolifex:
- a CDS encoding peroxiredoxin, with the protein MSQIGPQPGQPAPDFTLPVTGGGEITLSALRGGPVVLFFYPRDDTPGCTKESIGFSERLSEFAESGVQVFGISRDSMDKHDRFASKHALTVPLLSDTDGAVTEAYEVWVEKNMYGKKSMGIERATYLIDATGKIAQVWRKVKVPGHVDAVLDAVRGA; encoded by the coding sequence ATGTCGCAGATCGGACCGCAGCCCGGCCAACCGGCCCCGGATTTCACCCTTCCTGTGACCGGCGGTGGCGAGATTACGCTCTCTGCCCTGCGCGGTGGCCCCGTGGTCCTGTTCTTTTACCCGCGCGATGACACGCCCGGTTGCACCAAGGAATCGATCGGCTTTTCGGAGCGGCTTTCGGAGTTTGCCGAATCCGGTGTGCAGGTCTTTGGCATCTCGCGCGACAGCATGGACAAACACGACAGGTTCGCGTCCAAACACGCGCTGACCGTGCCGCTTTTGTCCGACACCGATGGGGCAGTGACGGAAGCCTATGAGGTATGGGTCGAGAAAAACATGTACGGCAAGAAATCTATGGGCATTGAGCGCGCGACCTACCTGATCGACGCGACAGGCAAGATCGCGCAGGTCTGGCGCAAAGTGAAGGTGCCCGGCCATGTGGATGCCGTGCTTGATGCGGTGCGTGGCGCATGA
- a CDS encoding YhdP family protein produces the protein MSDPPPSSPPEPTGKGPSRRRPLRRVGVASLVALVLLAVLATGAAIHFTGRPIPAPLWVQERIETRIASALPQARVEFGAMEFVVDEGWRPRVRLQDILVTTPEGDEIVSFNEFKASLSMRSLLRGVAQPREISLSGVVANLRRGADGRVSLSAGAGIAPPEREAATLPQLIGQIDNVLAAPALSALRSVELRALTLRFEDARAGRAWTGDGGRLRLSRSGEQVDLSADLAVLSGGAGVATLTANYSSRIGQNAATFGVTFDGIDARDIAAQGPAFSWLEVLRANISGAVRSGIDSAGHFAPINASLQIDKGVLQPHSQTKPIPFDGARSYFSYDPARQLLRFDEMSLDSPWVSGNITGTSQLGDVTGGIPGEMVGQFSLRDLRANPAEVYSEPVALDQADIDFQLSLNPFRLKLGRLEINDQGRSLRLDGELLAEPEGWNLSLDGRMDRLGPERLLTLWPEGVKPKTRTWLDENLHAGQMRNLDLALRMAPGQAPQTYVAFDYAGAEVRFLKTLPHITDGSGHMSLLDNRLVVTVDAGEVIAPQGGAVTLDGSSFIIPDVRVKDGSPSVIRLATRSTLTAALSLLNQPPMQVMDKAGLPVTLADGMAVLKGTLALPLKKGGKPEDVHYHFAGDLLSLSTDTLVKDRSLRASRLAITASNERITIGGEGRIDGVGFDGEWSQAIGPGSDESRLTGQVALTPSGLEAFGIALPPGSIRGSGTGQIALDLKKGQAPRFSLQSNLSGVGISVPQLSWVKAPGSKGELRLAGRLGETPNVDAFQLTAPGLSLAGSIDLKPGGALDRVQIDRLRRGDWLDIPVQLIGRGKGNPVQVVLGGGMLDMRRAEFGSAGGQPGPPMRVALDRLQITDTIYLANLSGTFDTAKGMDGTFTAQLNGGTSVQGQVLPQGGRSAVRVVSNDAGGILRSAGLVKQVVGGNLSLTLLPVGTGGAFDGQLTVDDVGIRDAPGIAALVNAISVVGLINELNGDGIYFDDVEANFRLTPNRLTLTEASAVGASLGLSMDGVYALDSGLIDMQGVISPVYMFNGIGSLFTRKGEGLIGFNYRLTGAAKEPNVSVNPLSALTPGMFRELFRRPPPTVPQVQGQANPVARVPEDR, from the coding sequence ATGAGCGACCCGCCCCCTTCCAGCCCGCCTGAGCCCACCGGCAAGGGGCCATCGCGCCGCAGGCCGCTGCGCCGCGTGGGGGTTGCGTCACTCGTGGCGCTGGTGCTGCTGGCCGTGCTGGCGACGGGGGCGGCGATACATTTCACCGGGCGTCCAATCCCCGCGCCGCTTTGGGTGCAAGAGCGGATCGAGACGCGGATTGCATCAGCGCTGCCGCAGGCGCGGGTGGAATTCGGTGCGATGGAGTTTGTCGTCGACGAAGGTTGGCGGCCCCGCGTGCGGCTGCAAGATATCCTTGTCACCACGCCTGAGGGCGACGAGATCGTCAGCTTTAATGAGTTCAAGGCAAGCCTGTCGATGCGGTCTCTGCTGCGCGGGGTGGCGCAGCCGCGTGAGATTTCCTTGTCGGGCGTGGTGGCCAATCTGCGCCGAGGCGCAGACGGGCGCGTGAGTCTTTCCGCCGGGGCCGGGATCGCCCCGCCCGAACGGGAGGCCGCGACCCTGCCGCAGCTTATCGGCCAAATTGACAATGTGCTGGCCGCGCCTGCGCTCTCGGCGCTGCGCTCGGTCGAGCTGCGCGCTTTGACCTTGCGGTTTGAGGATGCCCGCGCGGGTCGGGCTTGGACCGGAGATGGCGGGCGGCTGCGTCTGTCGCGCAGTGGTGAGCAGGTTGACCTTTCTGCCGATCTTGCGGTGTTGAGCGGCGGCGCAGGGGTGGCCACGCTTACGGCGAATTACAGCAGCCGCATCGGCCAGAATGCCGCGACCTTTGGCGTGACCTTTGACGGGATCGACGCACGCGACATTGCCGCACAGGGGCCGGCGTTCTCATGGCTTGAAGTGCTGCGGGCCAATATTTCAGGCGCGGTGCGCAGCGGGATCGACAGCGCCGGTCACTTTGCCCCGATCAACGCATCGCTACAGATCGACAAGGGCGTGCTGCAGCCCCACTCACAGACCAAACCGATCCCTTTCGACGGGGCGCGCAGCTACTTTAGCTATGACCCCGCGCGCCAGCTTTTGCGCTTTGATGAAATGTCGCTCGACAGCCCTTGGGTCTCTGGCAACATCACCGGCACGTCGCAATTGGGCGATGTCACGGGGGGCATTCCGGGGGAGATGGTCGGCCAGTTTTCCCTACGCGATCTGCGCGCCAATCCGGCTGAAGTTTACTCCGAGCCTGTGGCGCTGGATCAAGCCGACATCGACTTTCAACTCAGTCTCAACCCGTTTCGCCTGAAGTTGGGCCGTCTGGAGATTAACGATCAGGGCCGCAGTCTGCGCCTTGATGGCGAACTTTTGGCTGAGCCTGAGGGGTGGAACCTCTCGCTTGACGGGCGCATGGACCGGTTGGGACCGGAACGTCTGCTGACCCTCTGGCCAGAAGGTGTGAAACCCAAGACCCGCACTTGGCTGGACGAGAACCTCCACGCAGGCCAGATGCGCAACCTCGACCTGGCCCTGCGCATGGCACCGGGGCAGGCGCCGCAAACCTATGTGGCTTTTGACTACGCAGGTGCCGAGGTGCGGTTTTTGAAAACCCTGCCGCATATCACCGACGGAAGCGGCCATATGAGCCTGCTCGACAACCGCCTCGTTGTCACAGTGGACGCGGGCGAGGTGATCGCGCCGCAGGGCGGGGCGGTGACGCTGGATGGGTCGTCCTTCATCATTCCCGACGTGCGGGTGAAAGACGGCAGCCCTTCGGTGATCCGGCTTGCCACCCGATCCACCCTAACTGCGGCGCTGTCGCTGCTTAACCAACCGCCGATGCAGGTTATGGATAAGGCAGGGCTGCCGGTGACGCTTGCGGATGGCATGGCGGTGCTGAAAGGCACACTGGCGCTGCCGTTGAAAAAGGGCGGCAAGCCTGAGGACGTGCACTATCACTTCGCGGGGGATTTGCTGTCGCTCTCGACCGATACACTGGTCAAGGACCGCAGCCTTCGGGCCAGCAGGCTGGCTATTACCGCCAGCAATGAACGCATCACCATTGGCGGCGAAGGGCGTATCGACGGCGTGGGTTTCGATGGGGAGTGGTCGCAGGCGATTGGGCCGGGCTCAGACGAGAGCCGCCTGACCGGACAAGTCGCGCTGACCCCCTCGGGGCTGGAGGCCTTTGGCATTGCATTGCCCCCCGGCAGCATTCGCGGCAGCGGCACGGGGCAGATCGCGCTGGACCTGAAAAAGGGTCAAGCGCCCCGCTTCTCACTACAGAGTAATCTCTCAGGGGTGGGTATCTCGGTCCCGCAACTCTCGTGGGTCAAGGCGCCGGGCAGCAAGGGCGAATTGCGGCTGGCCGGACGGCTGGGCGAGACGCCGAATGTCGATGCCTTCCAGCTGACCGCGCCGGGGCTGAGCTTGGCAGGCTCCATTGACCTCAAACCCGGCGGCGCGCTGGACCGGGTGCAGATCGACCGGCTGCGACGCGGCGACTGGCTTGATATCCCGGTGCAACTTATCGGGCGTGGCAAGGGCAATCCGGTGCAGGTTGTGCTGGGCGGTGGTATGCTTGACATGCGTCGGGCGGAATTTGGATCAGCCGGTGGGCAACCCGGCCCGCCGATGCGGGTGGCGCTAGATCGGTTGCAGATTACCGATACAATCTATCTGGCGAACCTATCGGGCACTTTTGACACCGCCAAGGGCATGGATGGAACGTTCACCGCTCAGCTTAACGGGGGCACATCGGTGCAAGGGCAGGTGCTGCCCCAAGGCGGGCGCAGCGCGGTACGGGTGGTCTCAAACGATGCGGGCGGGATCCTGCGTTCGGCTGGATTGGTAAAGCAGGTGGTCGGGGGAAACCTGTCGCTCACGCTGTTGCCTGTCGGCACTGGCGGGGCCTTTGATGGGCAGCTCACAGTCGATGATGTGGGCATTCGAGATGCGCCAGGGATTGCGGCGCTGGTCAATGCGATCTCGGTCGTGGGGTTGATCAACGAACTCAACGGCGATGGAATTTACTTCGATGATGTAGAGGCGAACTTTCGCCTGACCCCGAACCGCTTGACCTTGACCGAGGCCAGCGCCGTGGGCGCGTCATTAGGCCTGTCCATGGATGGGGTCTATGCGCTCGACAGCGGGTTGATCGACATGCAGGGCGTGATCTCTCCGGTCTATATGTTCAATGGGATCGGCTCGCTGTTCACCCGCAAGGGCGAGGGGCTAATCGGCTTCAACTACCGCCTGACCGGGGCCGCGAAAGAGCCGAATGTGTCGGTAAATCCGCTCTCGGCCCTTACGCCCGGCATGTTCCGCGAGTTGTTCCGCCGCCCGCCGCCCACTGTGCCGCAGGTGCAGGGCCAAGCGAATCCGGTTGCCCGGGTGCCAGAGGATCGCTAA
- a CDS encoding ferritin-like domain-containing protein — translation MMPLAEMAEAVLRTADGREKTALSRKFAAEWLSARAEGARPEVGRADPPLHPARPAKPELLSPREVPRRRPGTPEGRAALLHAVAHIELNAVDLHWDVIARFSHVPLPLGFFDDWVKAADDESKHFNLMCDCLEEMGSHYGAMPAHAGMWRAAEDTVDDLMGRLAVVPMVLEARGLDVTPGMIKIFRNAKADSAVAALETIYSEEVAHVAYGSKWFHFLCGRHDEDPKDRFHALVRKYFHGDLKPPFNEEKRAEAGIPPDFYWPLTADGGSTKN, via the coding sequence ATGATGCCGCTGGCAGAGATGGCCGAAGCGGTACTGCGCACGGCGGATGGGCGTGAGAAAACAGCGCTGTCGCGGAAATTCGCGGCCGAGTGGCTCTCGGCCCGTGCTGAAGGTGCCCGCCCCGAAGTGGGCCGCGCCGACCCGCCACTGCACCCTGCCCGGCCCGCCAAGCCCGAATTGCTCAGCCCCCGCGAAGTGCCCCGCCGCCGCCCGGGCACGCCCGAAGGCCGCGCGGCGCTGCTGCATGCCGTGGCACATATTGAGTTGAACGCCGTCGACCTGCATTGGGACGTGATTGCGCGGTTTTCGCATGTCCCGCTGCCGCTTGGGTTTTTTGACGACTGGGTGAAAGCGGCGGACGACGAATCGAAACACTTTAACCTGATGTGCGACTGCCTCGAAGAGATGGGAAGCCACTACGGGGCCATGCCCGCCCATGCGGGCATGTGGCGCGCGGCAGAGGATACGGTCGACGACCTTATGGGGCGCTTGGCCGTGGTGCCCATGGTGCTGGAAGCGCGCGGGCTAGACGTGACGCCGGGCATGATCAAGATTTTCCGCAACGCAAAGGCCGATAGCGCCGTAGCAGCGCTTGAGACGATCTATTCCGAAGAAGTCGCCCATGTCGCTTATGGCAGCAAGTGGTTTCACTTTCTCTGCGGGCGTCATGATGAAGACCCGAAAGACCGCTTTCACGCCCTCGTACGCAAGTATTTCCACGGCGACTTGAAGCCGCCCTTTAACGAAGAAAAACGAGCCGAGGCGGGAATCCCTCCCGACTTTTATTGGCCTCTCACTGCCGATGGTGGATCAACAAAAAACTAA